In Paenibacillus sp. G2S3, a single window of DNA contains:
- a CDS encoding EAL domain-containing protein, whose product MNVACNHCVVRELNFEIKAHGELNLRILPEVIHHLSRSNTIHKVEENVITIKESGARDFLDFCIDHMESEQIEFRIDDQTWRPLSELSTVLDMEWIDEVITKGLVTCHFQPIVNVREEIFAYELLSRFKKEDGSLIYPNEIFAAARNRGRLYALDRLCRMTAVKYAAPLNKKTFINFIPTSIYAPEFCLRSTVELANQLGVDPSLFVFEVVETEKVDDLAHLKSILTYYKDRGFEYALDDVGEGFSTIEMLLELKPHYMKLDMKYVQGVSSDPNKQKIAKQFLEKALEIQSVPLAEGVEFREDFEWLKQSGYQLFQGYLFGKPDPIPKQ is encoded by the coding sequence ATGAATGTGGCATGTAATCATTGTGTAGTAAGAGAGCTGAATTTTGAAATCAAGGCTCATGGTGAGCTTAATCTAAGGATTTTACCTGAGGTTATTCATCATTTGAGTAGAAGTAATACGATACATAAGGTAGAAGAAAATGTGATTACGATTAAGGAGTCTGGAGCGCGGGATTTTCTAGATTTCTGTATTGACCATATGGAGTCGGAGCAGATTGAATTCCGTATAGATGACCAAACATGGAGACCTCTATCCGAATTATCCACTGTGCTTGATATGGAGTGGATTGATGAGGTTATAACTAAGGGCTTAGTTACTTGTCACTTCCAACCGATTGTGAACGTACGGGAGGAGATTTTTGCATACGAGCTCCTATCCAGATTTAAAAAAGAAGATGGGTCCCTTATCTATCCTAATGAGATTTTTGCGGCGGCACGAAATCGTGGACGTTTATATGCTTTAGATCGGTTATGTAGAATGACTGCTGTAAAATATGCTGCACCCTTAAATAAAAAAACGTTTATTAATTTTATCCCAACGTCGATTTACGCTCCAGAGTTTTGCTTACGATCAACGGTTGAATTGGCCAATCAATTAGGCGTCGATCCCTCTCTTTTTGTCTTTGAAGTTGTTGAGACGGAGAAAGTCGATGATCTCGCTCATTTGAAATCGATTTTGACATATTACAAGGATCGGGGATTTGAATACGCTTTAGATGATGTTGGCGAAGGCTTCAGCACGATCGAGATGTTATTGGAGCTTAAACCCCATTACATGAAGCTGGATATGAAATATGTTCAGGGTGTGTCCAGCGATCCGAACAAACAGAAAATAGCTAAACAATTTTTAGAAAAGGCTTTAGAGATCCAATCTGTTCCCTTAGCAGAAGGTGTGGAGTTTAGAGAGGATTTTGAATGGCTTAAGCAGAGTGGTTATCAGTTGTTTCAGGGATATTTATTTGGAAAGCCTGACCCTATTCCCAAACAGTGA
- a CDS encoding Crp/Fnr family transcriptional regulator has protein sequence MEASFWTGIRFFQGLPSEEIKAVSRLFTYKAYSKGTLVFAESDPGDHAYIIYSGIIRVYATTKGKEHTVDLFGKGDFFGDLEVIHPSNIRVLSAVAMNDTVLFEIKREPFEQMLADYPLIKEQLMLLQMDRLFLSNRLLHEMKFHDARARAIFTLRRLYQRFGVEEQGKQRIDLRLTHQQFADMIGTLRETATLVLKDLQAQKIIDIQHQQITVLDPTYLLEYTDFD, from the coding sequence ATGGAAGCTTCTTTTTGGACTGGCATTCGCTTTTTTCAGGGTTTACCCTCGGAGGAGATCAAGGCGGTCTCAAGATTATTCACTTATAAGGCATATTCCAAGGGGACCCTGGTGTTTGCAGAATCAGATCCGGGGGATCATGCCTACATTATCTATTCGGGGATCATAAGGGTGTACGCTACCACGAAAGGGAAAGAGCATACCGTAGATCTTTTTGGAAAAGGCGATTTCTTTGGCGATCTGGAAGTGATCCATCCCTCCAATATAAGAGTGCTGTCTGCGGTGGCTATGAATGATACTGTATTATTTGAGATTAAACGTGAGCCTTTTGAGCAGATGCTTGCCGATTACCCATTGATTAAGGAGCAATTGATGCTGCTGCAAATGGACCGTTTATTTTTATCGAATCGGTTATTACATGAAATGAAATTTCATGATGCGAGAGCGCGTGCGATATTTACGCTGAGAAGACTATACCAAAGATTTGGAGTAGAGGAGCAAGGCAAACAGAGGATTGATCTTCGATTGACCCATCAGCAGTTCGCGGATATGATCGGAACGTTAAGGGAGACGGCTACCCTTGTGCTTAAAGATCTGCAAGCGCAAAAGATTATTGATATTCAACATCAGCAGATCACCGTGTTAGACCCGACGTATTTACTGGAGTATACGGATTTCGATTGA